Proteins encoded by one window of Vigna radiata var. radiata cultivar VC1973A chromosome 5, Vradiata_ver6, whole genome shotgun sequence:
- the LOC106761823 gene encoding protein IQ-DOMAIN 14-like isoform X2 produces MGKATRWLKGLLGMKKDRDCCGYSGSLTTDKREKKQSEKNEESHITSSTIDHTKRRFYVAKKEGVKNKQVTGVAVERSRRSGRNTLMIGSKEGWAAVSIQSIFRGYLARKALRALKGLVKIQALVRGYLVRKRVAATLHSVQAMIRAQAVARSVRARRSMDKENRFHPESPSRKYAQQFDATRNYQSRNRRARIYCKAPSDGFDESSKVSEFDTRMAHSRSRSINTAMSECGEELHYQAMSSSLPCPVKGRISLHERRQQPQEFEWFFNLDEGNKFSSAHNTPRLSKCTIPATPLKSVCGDTFRSCSDFPNYMANTHSSKAKLRSHSAPKQRPEHRKRLSINEIMAARNSVSGVGKQWLSNPKTQDCYFFDKVI; encoded by the exons ATGGGCAAAGCTACTAGATGGTTGAAGGGGTTGCTGGGAATGAAGAAAGACAGAGACTGCTGTGGCTATTCAGGCTCGCTGACTACTGACAAGAGGGAAAAGAAACAATCGGAGAAGAATGAAGAGAGTCACATTACATCATCTACCATTGATCATACTAAGCGCAGATTCTATGTTGCCAAAAAAGAGGGTGTGAAGAACAAACAGGTCACTGGTGTGGCAGTTGAGAGATCAAGAAGGAGTGGCAGAAACACCTTGATGATTGGAAGCAAGGAGGGCTGGGCTGCTGTGTCAATTCAATCCATTTTCAGAGGTTATTTG GCGCGAAAAGCTCTTAGAGCACTCAAAGGATTAGTTAAGATACAGGCTCTTGTCAGAGGGTATCTAGTTCGGAAAAGGGTGGCTGCAACTCTTCACAGTGTGCAAGCAATGATAAGAGCTCAAGCTGTTGCTCGATCGGTTCGAGCTCGTCGATCCATGGACAAGGAAAACAGATTTCACCCAGAATCTCCTTCCAGAAAATATGCG CAACAGTTTGATGCAACAAGAAATTATCAATCTCGCAACAGAAGGGCACGCATATACTGTAAGGCCCCATCGGATGGATTTGACGAGAGCTCAAAAGTTTCTGAGTTTGACACTCGCATGGCCCATTCAAGATCTCGGAGCATTAACACTGCAATGTCTGAATGTGGAGAAGAGCTGCATTATCAAGCAATGTCCTCCTCACTTCCATGTCCAGTTAAAGGTCGAATCTCCCTTCATGAAAGGCGTCAGCAGCCTCAAGAGTTTGAATGGTTCTTCAATCTTGATGAAGGTAATAAGTTCTCCTCAGCACACAACACCCCTCGTCTATCAAAATGTACGATACCAGCTACTCCATTGAAGAGTGTTTGTGGTGACACCTTCAGGAGCTGCTCCGATTTCCCTAACTACATGGCCAACACTCACTCTTCTAAGGCCAAACTAAGGTCTCACAGTGCTCCCAAGCAAAGACCGGAACACAGGAAAAGGCTTTCGATCAATGAAATCATGGCAGCCAGAAACAGTGTCAGTGGTGTTGGAAAGCAGTGGTTGTCCAACCCAAAAACTCAAGACTGCTATTTCTTTGACAAGGTTATTTAG
- the LOC106761823 gene encoding protein IQ-DOMAIN 14-like isoform X1, whose protein sequence is MGKATRWLKGLLGMKKDRDCCGYSGSLTTDKREKKQSEKNEESHITSSTIDHTKRRFYVAKKEGVKNKQVTGVAVERSRRSGRNTLMIGSKEGWAAVSIQSIFRGYLARKALRALKGLVKIQALVRGYLVRKRVAATLHSVQAMIRAQAVARSVRARRSMDKENRFHPESPSRKYAQQQFDATRNYQSRNRRARIYCKAPSDGFDESSKVSEFDTRMAHSRSRSINTAMSECGEELHYQAMSSSLPCPVKGRISLHERRQQPQEFEWFFNLDEGNKFSSAHNTPRLSKCTIPATPLKSVCGDTFRSCSDFPNYMANTHSSKAKLRSHSAPKQRPEHRKRLSINEIMAARNSVSGVGKQWLSNPKTQDCYFFDKVI, encoded by the exons ATGGGCAAAGCTACTAGATGGTTGAAGGGGTTGCTGGGAATGAAGAAAGACAGAGACTGCTGTGGCTATTCAGGCTCGCTGACTACTGACAAGAGGGAAAAGAAACAATCGGAGAAGAATGAAGAGAGTCACATTACATCATCTACCATTGATCATACTAAGCGCAGATTCTATGTTGCCAAAAAAGAGGGTGTGAAGAACAAACAGGTCACTGGTGTGGCAGTTGAGAGATCAAGAAGGAGTGGCAGAAACACCTTGATGATTGGAAGCAAGGAGGGCTGGGCTGCTGTGTCAATTCAATCCATTTTCAGAGGTTATTTG GCGCGAAAAGCTCTTAGAGCACTCAAAGGATTAGTTAAGATACAGGCTCTTGTCAGAGGGTATCTAGTTCGGAAAAGGGTGGCTGCAACTCTTCACAGTGTGCAAGCAATGATAAGAGCTCAAGCTGTTGCTCGATCGGTTCGAGCTCGTCGATCCATGGACAAGGAAAACAGATTTCACCCAGAATCTCCTTCCAGAAAATATGCG CAGCAACAGTTTGATGCAACAAGAAATTATCAATCTCGCAACAGAAGGGCACGCATATACTGTAAGGCCCCATCGGATGGATTTGACGAGAGCTCAAAAGTTTCTGAGTTTGACACTCGCATGGCCCATTCAAGATCTCGGAGCATTAACACTGCAATGTCTGAATGTGGAGAAGAGCTGCATTATCAAGCAATGTCCTCCTCACTTCCATGTCCAGTTAAAGGTCGAATCTCCCTTCATGAAAGGCGTCAGCAGCCTCAAGAGTTTGAATGGTTCTTCAATCTTGATGAAGGTAATAAGTTCTCCTCAGCACACAACACCCCTCGTCTATCAAAATGTACGATACCAGCTACTCCATTGAAGAGTGTTTGTGGTGACACCTTCAGGAGCTGCTCCGATTTCCCTAACTACATGGCCAACACTCACTCTTCTAAGGCCAAACTAAGGTCTCACAGTGCTCCCAAGCAAAGACCGGAACACAGGAAAAGGCTTTCGATCAATGAAATCATGGCAGCCAGAAACAGTGTCAGTGGTGTTGGAAAGCAGTGGTTGTCCAACCCAAAAACTCAAGACTGCTATTTCTTTGACAAGGTTATTTAG